From Brochothrix thermosphacta DSM 20171 = FSL F6-1036, a single genomic window includes:
- a CDS encoding PRD domain-containing protein, with product MKIIKKINNNFAMALNDTGQEVIVAGKGIGFPKTPYQLEDSTKIEKIYKVPQDTTIDLLQSFSPEVIEYTHAVVNIGERILSKQLNMSVFLTLADHISFAIERLEQKMEITNPLNWEIKHFFPLHYEIGLEAIRYIEKQTGLIIPKDEASSIAMHFINDEIGRSNFHETTSVMLILTNVLNIVKYHYNVEFDEESFMYQRFITHLKYFVIRHLSGEDSSEKESEMYQLFKERYVSEYQCVNKIEHYLNEMYGWNLNIDEKFYLMIHIHRNVN from the coding sequence ATGAAGATTATCAAAAAAATAAACAATAATTTTGCGATGGCACTCAATGATACAGGGCAAGAGGTTATTGTTGCAGGTAAGGGCATCGGCTTTCCAAAAACACCTTATCAATTAGAAGATTCGACAAAAATAGAAAAAATTTATAAGGTACCACAAGATACAACAATTGATTTACTGCAAAGTTTTTCACCAGAGGTAATTGAATACACACATGCTGTAGTAAATATCGGTGAACGTATACTCAGTAAACAATTGAACATGTCAGTGTTCTTAACTTTAGCAGATCATATATCGTTTGCAATAGAGCGCTTAGAACAAAAGATGGAAATAACAAACCCCTTGAATTGGGAAATAAAACATTTTTTCCCGCTACATTATGAAATTGGATTAGAAGCCATTCGCTACATTGAGAAACAGACCGGTCTTATTATTCCCAAAGATGAAGCGAGTTCAATCGCAATGCACTTTATCAATGATGAAATTGGTCGATCGAATTTTCATGAAACTACTTCAGTTATGCTGATTTTGACAAATGTGTTGAATATTGTAAAATACCATTATAATGTTGAGTTTGATGAAGAATCATTTATGTATCAGCGTTTTATCACCCATCTCAAATATTTTGTTATTCGACACTTGAGCGGTGAAGATTCTTCTGAAAAAGAAAGCGAAATGTATCAGCTTTTTAAAGAACGTTATGTTTCAGAATATCAGTGTGTCAATAAAATTGAGCACTATTTAAACGAAATGTATGGTTGGAATTTGAATATTGATGAAAAATTTTATCTAATGATACATATTCATCGAAATGTGAATTGA
- a CDS encoding zinc ribbon domain-containing protein YjdM yields the protein MSNLPNCPECQSEYTYEDRGNFVCPECAFEWNNETTTETTEEGLVVKDVNGNLLADGDSVTVIKNLKVKGAQSDLKLGTKVKSIRLVEGDHNIDCKIDGFGPMKLKSEFVKKN from the coding sequence ATGAGTAATTTACCAAACTGTCCTGAGTGCCAATCAGAATATACTTATGAAGATCGTGGCAATTTCGTTTGTCCTGAATGTGCGTTTGAATGGAACAATGAAACGACAACTGAAACAACTGAAGAAGGCTTGGTTGTAAAAGATGTGAATGGCAACCTACTAGCTGATGGAGATTCGGTGACTGTTATTAAAAATCTTAAAGTTAAGGGTGCTCAATCTGATTTGAAATTAGGAACTAAAGTTAAAAGTATCCGTCTCGTTGAGGGGGACCATAACATTGATTGTAAAATTGATGGTTTTGGACCAATGAAGTTAAAATCAGAGTTCGTTAAGAAAAACTAA
- a CDS encoding Cof-type HAD-IIB family hydrolase: MENKLIFMDVDGTLCNPSGIVPDSAKTAIKTARSNGHKIFLCTGRSKPEIIDEILAVGFDGVIGAGGGYIEIKNTVLEHKLMPEKDVRDIIDYFEKHTIGYYIESNSGLFGSANCLSSIISQISNGAIEGSVEYEQAIAEFDWFKKILDDNAGKAIDYGFVNKISFISNGHPYDAVASKFGDTFQMHRTTVAQFGPQSGEVSIKDVNKATAIATVLDELDIDIKHTLGYGDGNNDIDMFNAVAHGVAMENATPSLKALSHEITPTADDHGIALSFKKNGFI; this comes from the coding sequence ATGGAAAATAAACTCATATTTATGGATGTTGATGGTACCTTATGCAACCCCTCAGGTATTGTACCTGACTCTGCCAAAACGGCAATTAAAACAGCTCGCTCTAACGGTCACAAGATATTTCTTTGTACCGGGCGCTCTAAACCTGAAATCATTGATGAAATTCTAGCAGTTGGTTTTGATGGTGTCATTGGTGCTGGTGGTGGTTATATCGAAATTAAAAACACTGTTTTAGAGCATAAACTGATGCCAGAAAAAGATGTCCGAGATATCATCGATTATTTTGAAAAGCATACTATCGGTTATTATATTGAGTCTAATAGCGGTCTCTTTGGTAGCGCTAATTGTCTTTCCTCAATCATCTCTCAAATCTCAAATGGTGCGATAGAAGGTAGTGTTGAATACGAACAAGCAATCGCTGAATTTGATTGGTTCAAGAAAATACTAGATGATAATGCAGGCAAAGCCATTGATTACGGTTTTGTTAATAAGATCTCTTTTATTAGTAACGGTCATCCGTATGACGCAGTTGCTTCTAAATTTGGCGATACTTTCCAAATGCATCGGACAACAGTGGCACAGTTTGGCCCTCAAAGTGGCGAAGTGTCCATTAAAGATGTCAATAAAGCCACTGCTATTGCAACAGTTTTAGATGAATTAGACATTGATATTAAGCATACCCTTGGTTATGGTGATGGGAATAATGATATCGATATGTTCAATGCGGTTGCACATGGTGTCGCAATGGAAAATGCCACGCCCTCTTTAAAAGCACTTTCACATGAAATTACCCCAACAGCAGATGATCATGGAATTGCTCTCAGTTTCAAAAAAAACGGCTTCATTTAA
- a CDS encoding response regulator transcription factor: MYKVLLIEDEDIMREGVKMSINWAKIDCRIVGEASDGEMAVSQIKTLAPDIVLLDINMPLLNGLEVLQRCQIEKQVFATIIISGYNDFEKAKQAIKYGVTDYLLKPLDHEELIQALHRCKESLLLKRQYQTFKEKIHEVSERELFVFKQTEAAVQPSKSIRALLALIEERYDEKISVQDIADELGRSKTYLNQKFKAITGYTFNDYLNRYRISQAILLLEKGEDKISTIALDVGFSNYRYFIDIFKKYTHILPSEFMQYAKNNNKSKVTKEC; the protein is encoded by the coding sequence ATGTATAAAGTGTTGCTGATTGAAGACGAAGATATTATGCGCGAAGGTGTTAAAATGAGTATTAATTGGGCTAAAATAGACTGTCGTATTGTTGGTGAAGCGAGTGATGGTGAAATGGCAGTTAGTCAAATAAAGACATTGGCACCAGATATCGTTTTATTGGATATCAACATGCCATTGTTGAATGGTCTTGAAGTATTACAACGTTGCCAAATAGAAAAACAAGTGTTTGCGACGATTATTATTTCAGGTTACAACGATTTTGAAAAGGCTAAGCAAGCGATTAAGTATGGTGTGACAGACTATCTTTTAAAACCATTAGATCATGAGGAATTAATACAGGCACTCCACCGTTGTAAGGAATCTCTATTGCTAAAACGTCAATATCAAACGTTTAAAGAAAAGATTCATGAAGTAAGTGAACGTGAATTATTTGTCTTTAAACAGACAGAGGCAGCCGTACAGCCATCAAAAAGTATCAGAGCATTATTAGCTTTGATTGAAGAGCGTTATGATGAAAAAATCAGCGTGCAAGATATTGCTGATGAACTGGGAAGAAGTAAAACGTATCTTAATCAAAAATTCAAGGCAATTACGGGCTACACTTTTAATGATTATCTCAATCGGTATCGTATTTCACAGGCAATCTTATTATTAGAAAAAGGTGAAGATAAAATCAGTACAATTGCATTGGATGTCGGATTCAGCAATTATCGCTACTTTATTGATATCTTTAAAAAATACACACATATACTGCCTAGCGAGTTTATGCAATATGCTAAAAATAATAACAAATCGAAGGTCACTAAAGAATGTTAG
- a CDS encoding sensor histidine kinase, protein MSKKVRNFKEQTRVLFLKYTLIPIIFLFIVFGIGLFSFSAWKVSHDAEKVGETTVADISKVLRNYETGFDELAKNQAVINYLKYKQHSNKVFAAFYAFNSQQQVQSVFQLVDSQGQGLSSAMLEDSTSLDISSYRLKRWSRSDQLIIEAETKNLAHNKKTVLLLSQAVKDQGEIIGYLVVRLKDEDFQRMFFGNKADVLVVTDKYDRVIVSNSNSVKGLMGKFTYKREHGQRVQLGNKAYYMNEQVAMAYPLRVYSLIASPNYQELFIFYVLFTTISSGVLFILLHYLSRRMSVQHSMALNTMMNALDHLKSGELNNYVEIPTGDEFEKLAHRYNEMLKSLDLLLLRNQELTYILQRDEIRFLQSQFNPHFLFNMLETIRYTMRVDEEKAQRIILTLSRILRYSINQGEQHATLKKDMDYIADYLKLHAYRYNDRLHYKVNLPDDLHDIEIPKLLLQPLVENAIKYGYEKQLQLMITITVEQVGEELHLLVVDNGHGIAPEKLREITETLHEPLNNGDRIGVYNTHRKIVLLHGENYGLTIQSQLGEGTSVRLVLPIAKGEKHV, encoded by the coding sequence ATGTCGAAAAAGGTACGTAATTTTAAAGAACAGACACGTGTACTATTTTTAAAATATACACTGATCCCGATTATCTTTTTGTTTATTGTTTTTGGCATTGGACTTTTTAGCTTCTCTGCTTGGAAAGTAAGTCATGATGCTGAAAAAGTGGGTGAAACAACAGTAGCAGATATTAGTAAAGTGCTCCGGAATTATGAAACTGGGTTTGATGAATTAGCTAAAAATCAAGCAGTTATCAATTATCTGAAATATAAGCAGCACAGCAACAAGGTTTTTGCCGCTTTTTATGCGTTCAATAGCCAACAACAAGTTCAAAGTGTTTTTCAATTAGTTGATTCTCAAGGACAAGGTTTATCTTCAGCCATGTTAGAAGATAGCACGTCCTTAGATATATCTAGTTATCGACTGAAGCGATGGTCTCGCTCTGATCAATTGATAATTGAAGCGGAAACAAAAAATTTAGCACACAATAAAAAGACCGTGTTATTACTTTCACAAGCAGTAAAAGATCAAGGTGAAATTATTGGTTATCTCGTTGTACGATTGAAAGATGAGGATTTTCAACGCATGTTTTTTGGCAACAAAGCGGATGTGTTAGTTGTAACAGATAAATATGATCGTGTGATTGTCTCAAACAGTAATAGTGTCAAAGGTTTAATGGGGAAATTCACGTATAAACGAGAACACGGACAACGCGTTCAACTGGGAAATAAAGCCTATTATATGAATGAACAAGTTGCGATGGCCTATCCGCTTCGGGTGTATTCCTTAATTGCTAGCCCTAATTATCAGGAGTTATTTATTTTTTATGTACTGTTTACCACAATTTCAAGTGGCGTACTATTTATTTTGCTCCATTATTTATCTAGAAGAATGTCAGTCCAACACTCGATGGCGCTCAATACAATGATGAATGCGCTGGATCATTTGAAAAGTGGTGAATTGAATAATTATGTAGAAATACCTACAGGTGATGAATTTGAAAAGTTAGCGCATCGTTACAACGAGATGTTGAAAAGCCTTGATTTATTGTTATTACGCAACCAGGAACTCACATATATTTTGCAACGAGATGAAATTAGATTTCTTCAAAGTCAATTCAATCCCCATTTTCTTTTTAACATGCTTGAAACGATTCGTTATACTATGAGAGTAGATGAAGAAAAAGCGCAGCGTATTATTCTGACTTTGTCACGCATTTTACGATATAGTATTAATCAAGGTGAACAGCATGCGACATTGAAAAAAGATATGGATTACATCGCAGATTATTTGAAATTACACGCCTACCGCTATAATGATCGTTTACACTATAAAGTAAATCTTCCAGACGATTTGCATGATATTGAAATTCCAAAACTATTATTACAACCGTTAGTTGAAAATGCTATAAAATACGGTTATGAAAAGCAACTTCAATTGATGATTACGATTACGGTTGAGCAAGTAGGTGAGGAATTACATTTACTTGTTGTCGATAATGGCCATGGGATTGCACCTGAAAAGCTACGTGAAATCACTGAAACGTTACATGAACCACTAAATAATGGCGATCGAATCGGAGTGTATAATACCCATCGTAAAATAGTCTTACTTCACGGTGAAAACTATGGATTAACGATACAATCCCAATTAGGTGAAGGGACTAGTGTTCGACTCGTATTGCCAATCGCAAAGGGTGAAAAGCATGTATAA